GATCGAGGCGCCCTGCCCCTACGCCGGTCCCGGCCGCTGCGGCGGCTGCGACTGGCAGCACGCCAAGCCGGGCGCGCAGCGGCGTCTGAAGGGCGAGGTCGTCGCCGAGCAGTTGCAGCGGCTCGCGGGCCTCACCCCCGAGGAGGCCGGCTGGGACGGCACCGTGATGCCGGCCGAGGGCGACAAGCTGCCCGCGGGCGAGGTGCCGCAGTGGCGCACGCGCGTGCAGTACGCGGTGGACGCCGACGGCAACGCCGGTCTGCGCCGCCACCGCTCGCACGACGTCGAGCCGATCGAGCGCTGCATGATCGCCGCGCAGGGCGTGAGCGAGCTCGGCATCGAGGAGCGCGACTGGTCCGGAATGACCTCGGTGGAGGCGATCGCCGCCACGGGCTCGCAGGACCGCATGGTCATCCTGGAGCCCCGCCCCGGCGCCCGCCTTCCCCTCGTCGAACTCGACAAGCCCGTCTCCGTCATGCGCGTCGAGGAGCACGACGGCGGCATCCACCGCGTCCACGGCCGCGCCTTCGTGCGCGAGCGGGCCGACGGCCGCACCCACCGGGTGGGCAGCGGCGGCTTCTGGCAGGTCCACCCGCAGGCGGCCGACACCCTGGTGAAGGCGGTCATGCAGGGCCTGCTGCCCCGCAAGGGCGACATGGCCCTCGACCTGTACTGCGGCGTCGGCCTCTTCGCGGGCGCCCTCGCCGACCGCCTCGGCGACCAGGGCGCGGTGCTCGGCATCGAGTCCGGCAAGCGCGCGGTCGAGGACGCCCGGCACAACCTCGCCGGCTTCGACCGCGTCCGCATCGAGCAGGGCAAGGTGGAGTCCGCCCTGCCGCGCACGGGCATCACCGAGGTCGACCTCATCGTCCTGGACCCGCCCCGGGCGGGCGCCGGCCGCAAGACGGTCGAGCACATGGCGTCGCTGGGCGCGCGCAAGATCGCGTACGTCGCCTGCGATCCGGCCGCCCTGGCGCGGGACCTCGGGTACTTCAAGGAGGGCGGGTACCGGGTGCGGACGCTCAGGGTGTTCGACCTGTTCCCGATGACGCATCACATGGAGTGTGTGGCGATTCTGGAGCCGGTGGCGAAGGGCTCCTGATCTGTGGTTCCGTCGATGGCCGGGCAGTTCGACCTGTTTCCCGTCAGCCATCAGGTGGAGTGGGTCGGCTGCTTGTCTCAGGTGTTTGAGCTGCGGACATCGGCCTGCCGCGGCCGTCGGCGCGGCTCGGTAGGGACGAGTGGGCCACGCTGGGTGCGGTGCGCGAGATGAAGCGGGTTCGTTACGCCGACAGGCCCGGTGCGGCCCGCTGAGAGCCGGTGCAGCGAAGTCCGCACCGGCGAACCCGCCGTTCGCCCCGCACATTCACCGCACCGCTCGACGGCCTCGCGGAACAGGGGTTGACGCGGCACTTCGGGCGTTGGACTCCGGAAGCCGTCTCCCGACGCGCGGGTTGTCAGACGGTGGCGGTCGGCGGGGTCCATCGGTGGCTGCGAGGCACCGTGCCGGAGAGGCCGTAGTCCTTCTTGAGGCTTTCGGGGATGGCGTAGTGCATGACGCGTCCTCGGGTGAGGGAGGAGAGTTCGAGGACCGTGGTGAGGTGGCCGAGGCGGTCCAGGGCCCAGGCGCCGAGCGGGGAGCGGTCCTCGATGGTCTCCAGGACGCCGAGCAGATGGGGCACGGCCTTGACGACGGTGTCCCAGGACGTGCGCGGTACGTCGAGCCAGTCGGCGCAGGTGTCGCCGATGAGGTGGCGGATGAGGGCGGAGACGATCGGGTCGAAGAAGGTGCCGGGCACCACGTCCTCGTAGAGGTCGATCAGCTGCCGGGTCAGATGGGTGCCCTCGTCGGAGGGGCCCATGTGGCGGACCATGTACAGGTCGAGGAACTGGCGGGCTTCGTCGAGGGTTCGGGGGACGGCCTCCTGGTCGACGCCGAGCATGGCGCCCACGACGCGCCACGCGTAGAAGTAGGACTCCGCTCCCTCGGTCGACATGTGGATGCCCAGGCGGTGCAGGCTGTCCAGGACGAGCAGGGAGAAGAACATCTGCCCGCCGATCATGTCCTCCTGGCAGATCGGCGTCCCGTGGTCGGCGGTGTCCCAGCGGTTCTCGCGGGTGAGGTGGTGGCGGATGGAGGCGTGCAGGAGACGGACCTTCTGGGCGGCCGGGATGAAACGGCTGCCGGCCTCGAAGGCGTCGGGCCGCATCAGGTGGACGGTGAACTGGCCGGTCTCCGCCATCCGCTTGGAGGGGTACTCCAGCCCGTGGGTGGCCGACAGCAGCTTCGCCACGCGCGGGACGAGGTAGCAGGCGGGCATGGCGGCGAAGGACAGCGCGGTGGAGATGTGCACGTTGTTGTCGATGAAGAACAACCGGGCCTTCTCCATCTCCGCCCAGTCCACCCAGGCGGGTGGGGTGGCGGTGACTTCGAGGTACTCGCGGGCGACGTCGGGCAGTCCGTCCGGGAGGGGTGCGACGGAGGTGGAGACGTAACGCATCAGGGTGTTGAACCTGCCCACCTCCCCGCGTGCGAAGAGCTCGGCGACGGTCGCGTCGGCGAGCTCGTCCCCGGCCTGTCGCAGGGCGTCCAGCGATGCGTCGGTGTAGGTCATGGCAGGGTCTCTCAACTTCCTCGGGAGCGTCCACGGCGGACGGAAGGGGCGGTCGCCCGGGACGGCGTGGGCTCGCGCCGCCCCGATGCGAGGGTCAGGACAGGCGTACGGCCGCGGAATGTGCCAGCGCGGTCAGTCCGTTGGCGGCGTGCGTCGGCAGATCCAGTTCGTGGAGGGCGCCGAGGGCTTCCTCGACCCGTGCCCGGATCATGCCCTCGACGCGGTCGGGTGCCCCGAGCCGGCGCATCACCTCGCGCACCGCGTCCAGCCCCTTCCCGTCCGGATCGTCCCGGCCGAGCAGCGTGTGCAGCGACTCCCGCTCTCCGTCGTCGGCGAGACGCCATGTCTCCGCCAGGAGCGCGGTGGGCCGGCGCCCGCGCACATCGTCGGCATTGGCCTTGCCGGTGTGCCCGGGGTCTCCGAAAAGCCCGAGCAGGTCGTCGCGGAGCTGGAACGCCTCGCCCAGGGGCAACCCGTACGCGGAGTAGCCCTCGCGGAGCCGCGCGCCCGCACCGGCCAGCGCCCCACCGATCAACAGGGGCTGTTCCACGGTGTACTTGGCGGTCTTGTACCGGATCACCTTCAGTGACGTCTCCGTGTCCGGCTCGGCCCCGGTACGCAGGATCTCCAGGCATTCGCCGGCGATCAGCTCACGCGCCATCACCGCCCACAACGGGCGGGCGCGGACGAGATACGCGGCGGGCAGACCGCTGGTGGCGAACAACTGCCCGGCGAGCGCCATCAACAGGTCCCCCACCAGCATCGCCAGCGACCGCGCGGCGGCATCGGCGTCCGGACGAACTCCTACGGCCGCACGCAGGGCGACGTGGGCGGTGGGCCGCCCGTGCCGCAGCGCGCTGTCGTCGATGAGGTCGTCGTGCACGATCGCGGCGGCGTGCACCAGCTCCATCGAGGCCGCCGCCCGCACCAGCGTGTCGCTGTCCGGCTGCCCCACCGCACGCCATCCCCAGTAACAGAACGCCGCCCGCAGCCGCTTGCCGTCCACGACCGCCGCCTCCAACCTCTCGGCGACCGCGCCGAGCGTGGGATCGACCGCGGCGAACTCGTCGGCCTCCCGGGTGACGAATTCCCGCAGCACCTCGTCCACGCGGGCCTTGAAGGCGTCCGGCTCCCACCGGTCAGCCACCGCCGGCGGCCTTCCGGGCCAGGGCGCGCCGGGCGAGGATCTCCAGGTGGGCCGGGGGCACGGCCGCGTACCGGTCCAGCACCAGACGCCCGCGTGCCACGAGCTCGTGCTCGGCCTCCGCCGCAAGCTCCTCGGCGTCCGACCGGCGCAGCAGTCCCCGCACGGTCCCCAGGGCCGAACCCACCGTGCTCACCGCAAGGTCGGCCAGCCCGGCGGCCAGCAGCAGCGCCTGACCCTCCGGGCCGCCGCGCCGTCCCGCTTCCTGCGTCACGCCATCCCCCTCATCCGTCGTGCGTCCGGGCAGCCCCGGGCGCACACCGTCGTTCCGAGCATGGCGTCCTGCCGGGTGCGGCAGCGGAAGAACTCACGATCGAGTGATCCAACCGCTCGACCGTACGGATCACAGCTGGAGCGAGGGCAGTTGACGAGGGAGTCCGGGATGCCGTCCCGTCCCGAGTGCCGTGACGCTCGTTCCATGCCCAGGGCGCCGACGACGTCACCGGTGCCCGGCCGCACGGAGGCACCTCCCGCAGTCGGCGGCCGTGGCCCCCAAGAACCCGGCGACTTCCGCAGGAAACGGCTCTGACCTGCCGATTTCCGTCGACTGTGCGGGGTGGCATGATTCCGATGCAGCACTGTACGGAGCCAACTGACCCCGGGAGGTCGGCAGCATGAGGATCTCGCGGCGAGCCGAGTCCGTCGCACCCTTCTACGCCATGGAGTTCGGCAAGCACGCCGCCGCGCTGGAGGCCGAGGGGCGGCACGTCGTCAAACTCAGTCTCGGGGAACCGGACTTCGGGGCGCCGCCGGCGGTGCTGGACGCGATGCGGGACGTCGTGGGCAGCAGGCCGATGAGTTACACGGGGGCGCTCGGGCTGCCGGAGCTGCGGCAGGCGATCGCGCGCTTCTACGGCGAGCAGCACCACGTCGACGTCGACCCCGGCCGGGTTGTCGTGACCGCCGGGGCCTCGGCCGCGCTGGTGCTGGGCGCCGCCGCCCTCGTGGACCCGGGCGACGAGGTGCTCATCGCCGACCCCTCCTACCCCTGCAACCGGCAGATCGCCGAGAGCTTCGGCGCGCGGGTCACGCTCGTACCCACGAGCGCCGAGTCCCGGTACCAGTTGGACACCGGCTCCGTGCGGTCCTACTGGACGGACCGCACCCGCGGGATCATGGTCGCCAGTCCCTCCAACCCGACCGGCACCTCGGTACCGGCCGACGAGCTGGCGGCGATCTGCGGCCTCGCCCGGGAGCGGGACGCGTGGCGGATCGTCGACGAGATCTACCTCGACCTCGGCGACCACGACGAGCACGGGCGGCCGCCGCGCAGTGTGCTGTCGTACGACGAGGAAGCCGTCGTCATCAACAGCTTCTCCAAGTACTTCGGGATGACCGGCTGGCGGCTGGGCTGGTGCGTGGTGCCCGAGGCGCTGGTGCCCGCGCTGGAGCGGCTGGCCCAGAACTACATGATCTGCGCCTCCACTCCCGCCCAGTACGCGGCACTCGCGTGCTTCACGCCCGAGTCGCTCGCCGTGTGCGAGGAGCGGCGGGCCGAGTTCGGGCGGCGGCGGGCGCTGGTCCTCGACGGGCTCGCGCAGATCGGGCTGCCGGTGCCGGTGCCGCCGGACGGGGCGTTCTACGTCTACTTCGACGTCAGCGGCACCGGGCTCACCTCGTGGGAGTTCTGCGAGCGGGCGCTGCAGGAGGCGCATGTCGCCCTCACCCCGGGGCGGGACTTCGGGACGGGCACCGCCGAGACGCATGTACGGCTGTCCTACGCCGCCTCGGCCGCCGAACTGCGCGAGGGGATCGCCCGGCTCGGGAAGTTCGTCACCACGCTCGTCTAGACATGGCGCGGGGGCCGGTCCGTGTGGACCGGCCCCCGCGTGGTTCAGGTGATCAGACCAGGTCGAAGCGGTCCAGGTTCGAGACCTTGACCCAGGCGTCGACGAAGTCCTTCACGAACTTCTCCTTCGCGTCGTCGCTCGCGTAGACCTCCGCGAGGGCGCGCAGCTCGGAGTTCGAGCCGAAGACCAGGTCGGCACGGGTGCCGGTCCACTTGAGCTTGCCCGTGTCGGCGTCGCGGCCCTCGAAGGTGGTCTGGTCCTCGGAGGTCGACTTCCACTCCGTGCCCAGGTCGAGCAGGTTGACGAAGAAGTCGTTCGTCAGCGTGCCCGGGGTGGTGGTGAGGACGCCGTGTGCCGAGCCGCCCTGGTTGGCGCCGAGGACGCGCAGACCGCCGACGAGGACGGTCAGCTCGGGGGCGCTCAGGGTGAGCAGGTTGGCGCGGTCGAGCAGCAGGTACTCGGCCGGCAGCCGGTTGCCCTTGCCGAGGTAGTTGCGGAAGCCGTCCGCCACCGGCTCCAGTGCGGCGAAGGACTCCGGGTCGGTGTGCTCCTCGGTCGCGTCCACACGGCCCGGCGTGAAGGGGACCTCCACGTCGTGGCCCGCGTCCTTGGCGGCCTTCTCGACCGCGGCGGCGCCGCCGAGGACGATCAGGTCGGCCAGGGAGACCTTCTTGGCGCCGGAGTTGAACTCCGACTGGACGCCCTCCAGGACACGCAGGACCTGCGCGAGCTGCTCGGGGTCGTTGGCCTCCCAGCCGCGCTGCGGCTCCAGGCGGATACGGGCGCCGTTGGCGCCGCCGCGCTTGTCGCTGCCACGGAAGGTGGACGCCGAGGCCCACGCGGTGGACACCAGCTGCGAGACGGTCAGGCCGGACGCGAGAAGCTTGGCCTTCAGGGCCGTGACGTCGGCGGCGTCGATGGTCTCGCCCTCGGCCTGCGGCAGCGGGTCCTGCCACAGCAGGGTCTCCGCCGGGACCTCCGGGCCGAGGTACAGGGACTTCGGGCCCAGGTCACGGTGGGTCAGCTTGTACCAGGCGCGGGCGAATGCGTCCGCGAACTCGGCCGGGTTCTCGTGGAAGCGCTTCGAGATCTCGCCGTAGATCGGGTCGAAACGCAGCGAGAGGTCGGTGGTGAGCATCGTGGGCAGCTTCTTGGAGTCGCTGTGGGCGTCGGGGATGATCGCCTGCGCGTCCTTGGCCACCCACTGGTTGGCGCCGGCGGGGCTCTGGGTGAGCTCCCACTCGTAGCCGAAGAGGATGTCGAAGAAGTCGTTGCTCCACTGGGTGGGCTTGGTGGTCCAGGTGACCTCGAGACCGGAGGTGATGGCGTCGCCGCCCTTGCCGGTGCCGTAGGTGGACTTCCAGCCCAGGCCCTGGTCCTCGATCGAGGCGGCCTCGGGGTCGTTGCCGACCGCGTCGGCCGGGCCGGCGCCGTGGGTCTTGCCGAAGGTGTGACCACCGGCGATGAGGGCGACGGTCTCCTCGTCGTTCATCGCCATGCGGCGGAACGTCTCACGGATGTCGCGGGCCGCGGCCAGCGGGTCAGGGTTGCCGTTGGGGCCCTCGGGGTTGACGTAGATGAGGCCCATCTGCACGGCGCCGAGCGGGTTCTCCAGCTCACGGTCGCCGGTGTAGCGCTGGTCGTCGAGCCAGGTGGTCTCGGGACCCCAGTACACGTCCTCGTCGGCCTCCCACACGTCGGCACGGCCGCCGGCGAAGCCGAAGGTCTCGAAGCCCATCGTCTCCAGGGCCACGTTGCCCGTGAGGATCATGAGGTCGGCCCAGGAGATGGACTGGCCGTACTTCTTCTTGACCGGCCACAGCAGACGGCGGGCCTTGTCCAGGTTGCCGTTGTCCGGCCAGCTGTTCAGCGGCGCGAAGCGCTGCTGGCCGCGGCCGCCACCGCCGCGGCCGTCGCTGATGCGGTAGGTGCCGGCGCTGTGCCAGGCCATCCGGATCATCAGCGGGCCGTAGTTGCCGAAGTCCGCGGGCCACCAGTCCTGCGAGGTGGTCAGCACCTCGGCGATGTCCTGCTTCACGGCCGCCAGGTCGAGGTTCTGGAACGCCTGGGCGTAGTCGAAGGACTCACCGAGCGGGTTGGCGACCACCGGGTCCTTGGCGAGGATCTTCAGGTTCAGGCGCTCGGGCCACCACTGGCGGTTGCCCCCGCCCTGGGTGGGGTGCGCGGCGCGCGTGTGCGCGACCGGGCAGCCACCGGTGCCGTCGGTCTTGGCGTCGGTGACGATTGCGTCGGGGTTCTCAGACATGGGGGTCCTTCCGAACGGGGTGGATCAGGGTGCTGACGTAAGGGCGTGAGGGGTGCAGGCGGGGCACAGGCCCCAGTAGATGACCTCGGCCTCGTCGATCGAGAAGCCGCGGTCGTCCGAAGCTGTGAGACAGGGCGCGTGCCCGACGGCACAGTCGACGTCGACGACGGCCCCGCACGTGCGGCAGACCAGGTGATGGTGGTTGTCACCGACCCGCCCCTCGAACCGGGCCGGGCTGCCCGGCGGCTCGATGCGGCGCACGAGACGCGCCGCGGTGAGCGAGTGCAGGGCCTCGTACACGGCCTGGAGGGATATGTGGCCGAGACGGTCGCGCACTCCCGTGGCGATCGCGTCGGCCGGGAGGTGGTCACCGGCCCGGACGGTCTCGAGCAGCGCGACGCGCGCGGCCGTCACCCGCAGGCCGGCACCGCGCAGCTCGTCCGCGGTGTTCGGAGGCTGGGGGGCGGTCATGCGCCCAACCTACCCCCATAAACACGAATGGTTCAAGAAATGGAACCGTTCCAAATTTGTGTCGGGTCGGATCGCGGCCCCGCAGGCGCTCACAAGCGTTCCTTGTCAGGTGTGCGGGCGGTGTAACTCCTGATGAACGGCTCGGGAGACATCTGCGTAATGGGTGTTTCGTACGGTCGACGGAGATCGAACCGGTTGAGCTCAGGAGGCGTGCCCGTGGTGCGAACGGTGTGCTCGTACTGCGGTGTGGGCTGCGGCATGGTCCTCGACATCGGCATCGGCCCGGACGGACGTCGTACGGTCCTCAAGGCGTCCGGCGACAAGCAGCACCCCGCCAACTTCGGCAAGCTGTGCACCAAGGGCGCGACCACCGCCGACATGCTCTCCGCGCCCGGACGCCTCGCCACGGCCCTGGTGCGGCCCGAACGCGGCGCGGAACCGGTGCCGGAGCCGGTCGCCGCGGCGATCACCGGCACCGCCCGGCGGCTGCGCGCCATCATCGACGAGCACGGGCCGGACGCGGTCGCCTTCTACGTCTCCGGGCAGATGAGCCTCGAAGCCCAGTACCTGGCGAACAAGCTTGCCAAGGGGTTCGTGCGCACCAACCAGATCGAGTCGAACTCACGGTTGTGCATGGCGAGCGCCGGCACCGGTTACAAACTGTCGCTCGGCGCGGACGGTCCGCCCGGCTCCTACCAGGACTTCGACCGGGCCGACCTCTTCTTCGTCATCGGCTCCAACATGGCCGACTGCCACCCCATCCTCTTCCTGCGGATGATGGAACGGGTGAAGTCGGCGGGCGCCAAGGTGATCGTCGTCGACCCGCGGCGCACCGCCACCGCGGCCAAGGCCGACCTGTTCCTGCAGATCAAGCCGGGCGCCGACCTCGCGCTGCTGAACGGTCTGCTGCACCTGCTGCACACCGACGGCCGCACCGATCCCGAGTTCATCGCCGCCCACACCGAGGGCTGGGAGGCGATGCCCGAGTTCCTCGCCGACTACACGCCCGCAGCCGTGGCCGAGATGACGGGCCTCGCCGAGGACGACATCCGGGAGGCGGCGCGGCTCATCGGAGCAGCCGGTGAGTGGATGAGCCTGTGGACCATGGGGCTCAACCAGTCCACGCACGGCACCTGGAACACCAACGCCCTGGTCAACCTGCACCTCGCCACCGGCACCATCTGCCGCCCCGGCAGCGGCCCCTTCTCCCTCACCGGCCAGCCCAACGCCATGGGCGGCCGCGAGATGGGCTACATGGGCCCGGGCCTGCCCGGCCAGCGGTCCGTCCTCGTCGACGACGAGCGGGCCTTCGTGGAGGAACTGTGGGAGCTGCCGCCGGACACCCTGCGCGCCGACGGCGTCGGCAAGGGCACCGTCGAGATGTTCCAGAAGATGGCCGACGGCGAGATCAAGGCCTGCTGGATCGTCTGCACCAACCCGGTCGCCTCCGTCGCCAACCGCCGCACCGTCATCGAGGGCCTGGAGGCCGCCGAGTTCGTCATCACCCAGGACGTCTTCGCCGACACCGAGACCAACGCCTACGCCGACGTCGTGCTGCCGGGCGCGCTGTGGACGGAGGGTGAGGGCGTCTTCGTCAACAGCGAGCGCAACCTCACGCTGACCCCGGCGGTGACCGACCCGCCCGGAGAGGCGATGGCGGACTGGCGGATCATCGCGGCCGTCGCCCGCGAGATGGGGTACGAGAAGGGGTTCTCCTACGACAGCGCCGAGGACGTCTTCGAGGAGATCAAGCAGGCCTGGAACCCGAAGACGGGCTGGGACCTGCGCGGAGTCTCCTACGAGCGGCTCCGTGCGACGCCGGTGCAGTGGCCGGCCGCGAGCGAGGACGGGCCCGACCGGAACCCGATCCGGTACGTGGGGGAGGACGGTTCGCTGAGGTTCCCCACCGCGAGCGGGCGGGGCGTCTTCTACGCCCGGCCGCACATACCGGCGGCGGAGATGCCGGACGACGACTATCCGTTCGTCCTGAACACCGGGCGGCTTCAGCACCAGTGGCACACGCTGACGAAGACGGCGAAGGTGGCGAAGCTCAACAGGCTGAACCCGGGGCCCTTCGTGGAACTGCATCCGCGGGACGCCGACCTGTTGGGGATCGCGGAGGGGGACTCCGTGGAGGTGGCGTCCCGGCGCGGTCGGGCCGTGCTGCCCGCGGTCGTGACGGACCGGGTACGGCCCGGGTGCTGCTTCGCGCCCTTTCACTGGAACGACCTCTTCGGGGAGTACCTGAGCGTCAACGCGGTGACGAGCGACGCGGTGGATCCGCTGTCGTTCCAGCCGGAGTTCAAGGTGTGCGCGGTGTCGCTGACGAAGGTGCCGACGCCGGTGACGGTCCGGACACCTGCGGTGGGGGCGGCGGGCGCGGTGCCTGGGGCCTCGGGGAGCGGGATGGACGGTGCCGGTTCCGGTGTCTCGGGGAGCGCGGTGGCCGGTGCGGGCGCGGATGCCGTGGCCGTGCCCGCCGCTGGGGCGGACCTGGCAGCCGCCGCCCCCGACGTCGCGGGCGTCGCGAGTGTCTTCGGCCTCGCTCCCGCGGCGCCGCCCGTCCTCACTGCGCAGGAGCGCCAGTACCTGGTCGGCTTCCTCGCGGGCATACCCGCGGGCGCCCCGGGCGTGCCGGTGCTGCCCCCCGACGCGCCCTTCAGCCCCGAGCACGCCCTGTGGGTGAACGGCACACTCGCCGGGATGTACTCACGGGCGGCGCCCATACAGGCCCCGGCCACACAACTTCCGGCCGCGCACCCCCCGGTCACACAGTCCCCGGTCGGTGTGCTGCACCGTGAGGTCGTCATCCTGTGGGCCTCGCAGACCGGCAACGCCGAGGAGTTCGCCGCCGCCACCGCGGATCGGCTCACCACCGTCGGTCACAGCACGTCCCTGGTCGGCATGGACCAGGCCGACCTCGGCGCGCTGCCGCCCGGTGCCGATCTGCTGCTGATCACCAGCACCTTCGGCGACGGCGACGCCCCCGACAACGGCAGCGGCTTCTGGGACACCCTGGCTGCCCCCGGCACACCCCGCCTGGAGGGACGGCGGTACGCGGTGCTGGCCTTCGGCGACTCGTCGTACGGCGACTTCTGCGGGCACGGCCGCCGTCTCGACCAGCGTCTCGACGAGCTGGGCGCGCTGCGGCTGGCCCCGCGCACGGACTGCGAGCCGGACTTCGAGGACGCGGCGCACGGATGGCTCGACGAGGTCCTGACGGCGCTGTCCGGCACCCCGGCCGCCGACGCCGTGACCCCGGCACCGCTCCAGGCGGCCCCGGCCCCCACCGTGATCCGGACGGCCCCCGCCGCGGCGCCGCCCCGTGCGAAGAAGCCCGCCACCGTCCTTGCCCGCCTCACCGGCAACCGCCTGCTGAGCCTGCCCGGCGCCGGCAAGGAGGTCCGCAGGTTCACCTTCGACACCCGGGACAGCCGGACCCCGCTCCTGTACGAGGCGGGCGACGCCCTCGGCATCCTGCCGCTCAACTCCGCGGAGCTGGTGGGGGAGTGGCTGGCAGTCACCGGGCTTGACGCCGGGGCCGTGGTGGACGTGAACGGCGTCGGCGAGATCCCCGTCGCCGAGGCGTTCCTGCGCCACCTCGACCTCACCAGGATCACCCCCGGCCTGCTCCGGTTCGTCGCCGAACGCACCCGTGACCCACGGGAGTTGAAGAAGCTCCTGCGCCCGGACAACAAAGACGAACTGGCCAAGTGGGGCTGGGGCCGTCAAGCCGTGGACGTCATCACGGAGTACGGCGTGACAGCCGGCCCGCAGGACTGGGCGAAGACGCTCGGACGCCTCCAGCCGCGGCTGTACTCCATATCGTCCAGTCCGCTGACCGACCCCCACCTCGTCTCCCTGACCGTCTCCGTCGTGCGCTACGAGAACCTGCACGGCAGGCCCAGGCAAGGAGTCTGCTCCCCCTTCCTCGCCGACGCCGCCGCGGACACCCCGGTGCCGGTCCATGTCCAGCGCTCCCCGCACTTCCGGCCGCCCGCCGACTCCGGCACACCCATGGTCATGGTCGGCCCCGGTACCGGCGTCGCCCCCTTCGTCGGTTTCCTGGAACAGCGCCGCGCTCTCGGTCACCGCGGCCCGAACTGGCTGTTCTTCGGCGAACAGCACAAGGCGACCGACTTCTACTACGAGGACGAGCTGAACGGCTTCCTCGCCGACGGCACACTCTCCCGCCTGGACACCGCCTTCTCCCGCGACCAGCGCGCCAAGGTCTACGTCCAGGACCGCATACGGGAACACGGGCCGCTGGTGTGGTCGTGGCTCCAGGACGGCGCCCACTTCTACGTGTGCGGTGACGCCTCACGGATGGCGAAGGACGTCGACCAGGCACTCAGGGACATCGCGGTCCTGCACGGCGGCCTGGACCGGGCGGGCGCGGCGGCGTACGTGAAGCAACTCGCCGCCGAGAAGCGCTATGTGCGTGACATCTACTGACCGAACCAGTGGGCGGGGCGCCACCCACACGTGCAAGTATCTGTCGCCATGAGGGCGTCCCCTGTGGTCCGGAGCCTGCGCGCGGCGGTGTTCGCCGCGCTCTGTGTGCTGCTGGCTTCCGGAGG
This is a stretch of genomic DNA from Streptomyces sp. NBC_00285. It encodes these proteins:
- a CDS encoding pyridoxal phosphate-dependent aminotransferase; amino-acid sequence: MRISRRAESVAPFYAMEFGKHAAALEAEGRHVVKLSLGEPDFGAPPAVLDAMRDVVGSRPMSYTGALGLPELRQAIARFYGEQHHVDVDPGRVVVTAGASAALVLGAAALVDPGDEVLIADPSYPCNRQIAESFGARVTLVPTSAESRYQLDTGSVRSYWTDRTRGIMVASPSNPTGTSVPADELAAICGLARERDAWRIVDEIYLDLGDHDEHGRPPRSVLSYDEEAVVINSFSKYFGMTGWRLGWCVVPEALVPALERLAQNYMICASTPAQYAALACFTPESLAVCEERRAEFGRRRALVLDGLAQIGLPVPVPPDGAFYVYFDVSGTGLTSWEFCERALQEAHVALTPGRDFGTGTAETHVRLSYAASAAELREGIARLGKFVTTLV
- a CDS encoding polyprenyl synthetase, which produces MTQEAGRRGGPEGQALLLAAGLADLAVSTVGSALGTVRGLLRRSDAEELAAEAEHELVARGRLVLDRYAAVPPAHLEILARRALARKAAGGG
- a CDS encoding oxygenase MpaB family protein, whose protein sequence is MTYTDASLDALRQAGDELADATVAELFARGEVGRFNTLMRYVSTSVAPLPDGLPDVAREYLEVTATPPAWVDWAEMEKARLFFIDNNVHISTALSFAAMPACYLVPRVAKLLSATHGLEYPSKRMAETGQFTVHLMRPDAFEAGSRFIPAAQKVRLLHASIRHHLTRENRWDTADHGTPICQEDMIGGQMFFSLLVLDSLHRLGIHMSTEGAESYFYAWRVVGAMLGVDQEAVPRTLDEARQFLDLYMVRHMGPSDEGTHLTRQLIDLYEDVVPGTFFDPIVSALIRHLIGDTCADWLDVPRTSWDTVVKAVPHLLGVLETIEDRSPLGAWALDRLGHLTTVLELSSLTRGRVMHYAIPESLKKDYGLSGTVPRSHRWTPPTATV
- a CDS encoding polyprenyl synthetase family protein, with product MADRWEPDAFKARVDEVLREFVTREADEFAAVDPTLGAVAERLEAAVVDGKRLRAAFCYWGWRAVGQPDSDTLVRAAASMELVHAAAIVHDDLIDDSALRHGRPTAHVALRAAVGVRPDADAAARSLAMLVGDLLMALAGQLFATSGLPAAYLVRARPLWAVMARELIAGECLEILRTGAEPDTETSLKVIRYKTAKYTVEQPLLIGGALAGAGARLREGYSAYGLPLGEAFQLRDDLLGLFGDPGHTGKANADDVRGRRPTALLAETWRLADDGERESLHTLLGRDDPDGKGLDAVREVMRRLGAPDRVEGMIRARVEEALGALHELDLPTHAANGLTALAHSAAVRLS
- the katG gene encoding catalase/peroxidase HPI, whose translation is MSENPDAIVTDAKTDGTGGCPVAHTRAAHPTQGGGNRQWWPERLNLKILAKDPVVANPLGESFDYAQAFQNLDLAAVKQDIAEVLTTSQDWWPADFGNYGPLMIRMAWHSAGTYRISDGRGGGGRGQQRFAPLNSWPDNGNLDKARRLLWPVKKKYGQSISWADLMILTGNVALETMGFETFGFAGGRADVWEADEDVYWGPETTWLDDQRYTGDRELENPLGAVQMGLIYVNPEGPNGNPDPLAAARDIRETFRRMAMNDEETVALIAGGHTFGKTHGAGPADAVGNDPEAASIEDQGLGWKSTYGTGKGGDAITSGLEVTWTTKPTQWSNDFFDILFGYEWELTQSPAGANQWVAKDAQAIIPDAHSDSKKLPTMLTTDLSLRFDPIYGEISKRFHENPAEFADAFARAWYKLTHRDLGPKSLYLGPEVPAETLLWQDPLPQAEGETIDAADVTALKAKLLASGLTVSQLVSTAWASASTFRGSDKRGGANGARIRLEPQRGWEANDPEQLAQVLRVLEGVQSEFNSGAKKVSLADLIVLGGAAAVEKAAKDAGHDVEVPFTPGRVDATEEHTDPESFAALEPVADGFRNYLGKGNRLPAEYLLLDRANLLTLSAPELTVLVGGLRVLGANQGGSAHGVLTTTPGTLTNDFFVNLLDLGTEWKSTSEDQTTFEGRDADTGKLKWTGTRADLVFGSNSELRALAEVYASDDAKEKFVKDFVDAWVKVSNLDRFDLV
- a CDS encoding Fur family transcriptional regulator: MTAPQPPNTADELRGAGLRVTAARVALLETVRAGDHLPADAIATGVRDRLGHISLQAVYEALHSLTAARLVRRIEPPGSPARFEGRVGDNHHHLVCRTCGAVVDVDCAVGHAPCLTASDDRGFSIDEAEVIYWGLCPACTPHALTSAP
- a CDS encoding class I SAM-dependent RNA methyltransferase → MQAEPKKSLVGVDYEVEVGPVAHGGHCIARTVDGQVLFVRHTLPGERIVARVTEGEEGARFLRADAVEILEPSKDRIEAPCPYAGPGRCGGCDWQHAKPGAQRRLKGEVVAEQLQRLAGLTPEEAGWDGTVMPAEGDKLPAGEVPQWRTRVQYAVDADGNAGLRRHRSHDVEPIERCMIAAQGVSELGIEERDWSGMTSVEAIAATGSQDRMVILEPRPGARLPLVELDKPVSVMRVEEHDGGIHRVHGRAFVRERADGRTHRVGSGGFWQVHPQAADTLVKAVMQGLLPRKGDMALDLYCGVGLFAGALADRLGDQGAVLGIESGKRAVEDARHNLAGFDRVRIEQGKVESALPRTGITEVDLIVLDPPRAGAGRKTVEHMASLGARKIAYVACDPAALARDLGYFKEGGYRVRTLRVFDLFPMTHHMECVAILEPVAKGS